Proteins encoded by one window of Melospiza georgiana isolate bMelGeo1 chromosome 18, bMelGeo1.pri, whole genome shotgun sequence:
- the ANKRD13A gene encoding ankyrin repeat domain-containing protein 13A isoform X1, with protein sequence MSSPGGASSAFPLHVLVWNNDYRRLDEELQEQDVDQRDPRGRTLLHLAVSLGYIESAKVLLQHKADVTKENAQGWTVLHEAVSTGDPEMVQLILQHRDYQQTSMTLGGVPELLQKINETPDFYVEMKWEFTSWVPLVSRVCPSDVCRIWKSRAKLRVDITLLGFENMSWERGRRTVIFKGEDSGGWAELIEINHDDKFVTTERFEISQHMKRLTLGSMTPKRKDVERRLTSPIISTCLDTKNIAFERSTSGFWVWRTEKSEGVNGYEAKVYTANNVNVITRIRTEHLTEEEKRRYKADRSPLESFLGTVEHECGAQSTSRTTEYAATNNPTAITLEEYFNPEFDLKGRDIGRPKEVTVRTQKFKATLWMSEEFPLSLMEQVTPIIDLMARTSAHFARLRDFITLEFPPGFPVKIEIPLFHVLNARITFENVNSCRTAERPSPGGAQSDAGANFEVDQSVFEIPKSYHVQDDGRNIHVQDEDNEIMQFAIQQSLLESGANKELEMLSNGAVAYSSDFNMQYQKALQESFLSRSGTSHSSSSSEASSFEKDLQLAMELSVREQEEQEKQRQEQEDAELQQVLQLSLVEK encoded by the exons ATGAGCTCCCCTGGCGGGGCCAGCAGCGCCTTCCCCCTGCACGTCCTGGTGTGGAACAACGACTACAGGCGGCTGGacgaggagctgcaggagcag gACGTTGACCAGCGGGACCCTCGGGGCAGGACCTTGCTGCACTTGGCTGTTTCCTTGGGTTACATCGAGTCTGCCAAGGTCCTCCTGCAGCACAAGGCAGATGTGACCAAGGAGAATGCGCAGGGATGGACGG ttttgcacGAGGCTGTGAGCACAGGGGATCCAGAGATGGTGCAGCTGATCCTGCAGCATCGGGACTACCAGCAGACCTCCATGACCCTTGGAGGAGTTCCTGAGTTACTGCAGAAAATTAATGAG aCTCCTGACTTTTATGTGGAAATGAAATGGGAGTTCACCAGCTGGG TGCCCCTGGTTTCCAGGGTGTGCCCAAGCGACGTGTGCCGCATCTGGAAGAGCCGGGCCAAGCTGCGCGTGGACATCACCCTGCTGGGCTTTGAGAACAtgagctgggagaggggcaggaggacTGTCATCTTCAAGGGAGAAG ACTCTGgtggctgggcagagctcatTGAGATCAACCACGATGACAAGTTTGTGACAACAGAGAGGTTTGAGATCTCCCAGCACATGAAGCGTTTGACTTTAGGATCCATGACTCCCAAGAGGAAAGATGTGGAGAGGCGCCTCACATCCCCAATCATCAGCACGTGCCTTGATACCAAAAACATTGCTTTTGAAAG ATCCACATCTGGATTCTGGGTATGGAggacagaaaaatcagaaggtGTCAATGGTTATGAAGCCAAG GTCTACACAGCAAACAACGTGAATGTGATCACACGGATCAGAACAGAGCATTTGACAGAAGAGGAGAAGAGGAGATATAAAG CTGACAGGAGCCCTCTGGAATCATTCCTGGGGACAGTGGAGCATGAATGTGGTGCTCAG AGTACATCCAGAACTACAGAATATGCTGCAACCAACAATCCCACTGCTATTACTCTGGAGGAATACTTCAACCCAGAATTTGATTTGAAAGGCAGAGACATAGGAAGACCAAAGGAAGTCACTGTTAGAACACAGAA ATTTAAAGCAACCCTGTGGATGAGTGAGGAGTTCCCCTTGTCTCTTATGGAACAAGTCACTCCAATCATTGACCTGATGGCCAGAACCAGTGCTCATTTTGCCAGACTTAGGGATTTCATCACTCTGGAATTTCCACCAGGATTTCCTGTCAAAATTG AAATCCCCCTGTTTCATGTGCTGAATGCTCGAATTACTTTTGAAAATGTCAacagctgcaggacagctgaGAGACCCTCTCCTGGAGGTGCACAGAGTGATGCAG GTGCTAATTTTGAGGTTGACCAGTCGGTGTTTGAGATCCCCAAGTCCTACCACGTCCAGGATGATGGCAGGAACATCCATGTGCAGGATGAGGATAATGAGATCATGCAGTTTGCCATCCAGCAGAGCTTGTTGGAATCTGGTGCAAATAAA GAATTGGAGATGCTTTCCAATGGAGCAGTTGCATATTCCTCAGACTTCAACATGCAGTATCAGaa GGCACTTCAGGAGAGCTTTCTGTCAAGATCAGGGacctcccacagcagcagctccagtgaaGCCTCCAGCTTTGAGAAGGACTTGCAGCTTGCCATGGAATTGTCAgtgagggagcaggaggagcaggagaagcagcgtcaggagcaggaggatgcaGAGCTTCAGCAAGTCTTACAGCTCTCTCTGGTGGAAAAATAA
- the ANKRD13A gene encoding ankyrin repeat domain-containing protein 13A isoform X2 — protein MCKDVDQRDPRGRTLLHLAVSLGYIESAKVLLQHKADVTKENAQGWTVLHEAVSTGDPEMVQLILQHRDYQQTSMTLGGVPELLQKINETPDFYVEMKWEFTSWVPLVSRVCPSDVCRIWKSRAKLRVDITLLGFENMSWERGRRTVIFKGEDSGGWAELIEINHDDKFVTTERFEISQHMKRLTLGSMTPKRKDVERRLTSPIISTCLDTKNIAFERSTSGFWVWRTEKSEGVNGYEAKVYTANNVNVITRIRTEHLTEEEKRRYKADRSPLESFLGTVEHECGAQSTSRTTEYAATNNPTAITLEEYFNPEFDLKGRDIGRPKEVTVRTQKFKATLWMSEEFPLSLMEQVTPIIDLMARTSAHFARLRDFITLEFPPGFPVKIEIPLFHVLNARITFENVNSCRTAERPSPGGAQSDAGANFEVDQSVFEIPKSYHVQDDGRNIHVQDEDNEIMQFAIQQSLLESGANKELEMLSNGAVAYSSDFNMQYQKALQESFLSRSGTSHSSSSSEASSFEKDLQLAMELSVREQEEQEKQRQEQEDAELQQVLQLSLVEK, from the exons ATGTGTAAG gACGTTGACCAGCGGGACCCTCGGGGCAGGACCTTGCTGCACTTGGCTGTTTCCTTGGGTTACATCGAGTCTGCCAAGGTCCTCCTGCAGCACAAGGCAGATGTGACCAAGGAGAATGCGCAGGGATGGACGG ttttgcacGAGGCTGTGAGCACAGGGGATCCAGAGATGGTGCAGCTGATCCTGCAGCATCGGGACTACCAGCAGACCTCCATGACCCTTGGAGGAGTTCCTGAGTTACTGCAGAAAATTAATGAG aCTCCTGACTTTTATGTGGAAATGAAATGGGAGTTCACCAGCTGGG TGCCCCTGGTTTCCAGGGTGTGCCCAAGCGACGTGTGCCGCATCTGGAAGAGCCGGGCCAAGCTGCGCGTGGACATCACCCTGCTGGGCTTTGAGAACAtgagctgggagaggggcaggaggacTGTCATCTTCAAGGGAGAAG ACTCTGgtggctgggcagagctcatTGAGATCAACCACGATGACAAGTTTGTGACAACAGAGAGGTTTGAGATCTCCCAGCACATGAAGCGTTTGACTTTAGGATCCATGACTCCCAAGAGGAAAGATGTGGAGAGGCGCCTCACATCCCCAATCATCAGCACGTGCCTTGATACCAAAAACATTGCTTTTGAAAG ATCCACATCTGGATTCTGGGTATGGAggacagaaaaatcagaaggtGTCAATGGTTATGAAGCCAAG GTCTACACAGCAAACAACGTGAATGTGATCACACGGATCAGAACAGAGCATTTGACAGAAGAGGAGAAGAGGAGATATAAAG CTGACAGGAGCCCTCTGGAATCATTCCTGGGGACAGTGGAGCATGAATGTGGTGCTCAG AGTACATCCAGAACTACAGAATATGCTGCAACCAACAATCCCACTGCTATTACTCTGGAGGAATACTTCAACCCAGAATTTGATTTGAAAGGCAGAGACATAGGAAGACCAAAGGAAGTCACTGTTAGAACACAGAA ATTTAAAGCAACCCTGTGGATGAGTGAGGAGTTCCCCTTGTCTCTTATGGAACAAGTCACTCCAATCATTGACCTGATGGCCAGAACCAGTGCTCATTTTGCCAGACTTAGGGATTTCATCACTCTGGAATTTCCACCAGGATTTCCTGTCAAAATTG AAATCCCCCTGTTTCATGTGCTGAATGCTCGAATTACTTTTGAAAATGTCAacagctgcaggacagctgaGAGACCCTCTCCTGGAGGTGCACAGAGTGATGCAG GTGCTAATTTTGAGGTTGACCAGTCGGTGTTTGAGATCCCCAAGTCCTACCACGTCCAGGATGATGGCAGGAACATCCATGTGCAGGATGAGGATAATGAGATCATGCAGTTTGCCATCCAGCAGAGCTTGTTGGAATCTGGTGCAAATAAA GAATTGGAGATGCTTTCCAATGGAGCAGTTGCATATTCCTCAGACTTCAACATGCAGTATCAGaa GGCACTTCAGGAGAGCTTTCTGTCAAGATCAGGGacctcccacagcagcagctccagtgaaGCCTCCAGCTTTGAGAAGGACTTGCAGCTTGCCATGGAATTGTCAgtgagggagcaggaggagcaggagaagcagcgtcaggagcaggaggatgcaGAGCTTCAGCAAGTCTTACAGCTCTCTCTGGTGGAAAAATAA